Proteins from a genomic interval of Balaenoptera musculus isolate JJ_BM4_2016_0621 chromosome 16, mBalMus1.pri.v3, whole genome shotgun sequence:
- the COMTD1 gene encoding catechol O-methyltransferase domain-containing protein 1 isoform X2, with protein sequence MTQPVPRLSVPAALALGSVALGAAFASGLFLGRRFPPWRSRREKRLLPPEDSPLWQYLLSRSMREHPALRSLRLLTLEQPQGDSMMTCEQAQLLANLARLIKAKKALDLGTFTGYSALALALALPPAGRVVTCEVDAGPPELGRPLWRQAEEEHKIELRLKPALETLDELLAAGEAGTFDVAVVDADKENCTAYYERCLQLLRPGGVLAVLSVLWRGEVLQPKPQDEAAQCVRNLNERILRDARVHISLLPLGDGLTLAFKI encoded by the exons ATGACCCAGCCCGTGCCACGGCTCTCTGTGCCCGCCGCGCTGGCCCTGGGCTCGGTCGCGCTGGGCGCTGCCTTCGCCAGCGGCCTCTTCCTGG GGAGACGGTTCCCTCCATGGCGATCCCGGCGAGAGAAGCGCCTGCTGCCCCCTGAGGACAGCCCCCTGTGGCAGTATCTGCTGAGCCGCTCCATGCGGGAGCACCCGGCGCTGCGGAGCCTGCGGCTG CTGACCCTGGAGCAGCCGCAGGGGGATTCCATGATGACCTGTGAGCAGGCCCAGCTCTTGGCCAACCTGGCTCGCCTCATCAAGGCTAAGAAGGCGCTGGACCTGG GCACTTTCACAGGCTACTCAGCCCTAGCGTTGGCTCTGGCGCTGCCCCCGGCCGGGCGCGTGGTGACCTGCGAGGTGGACGCAGGGCCCCCGGAGCTGGGACGTCCCCTGTGGAGGCAG GCCGAGGAGGAGCACAAGATCGAACTTCGGTTGAAACCCGCCCTGGAGACCCTGG ACGAGCTCCTGGCCGCGGGCGAGGCCGGCACCTTCGACGTGGCCGTGGTGGATGCGGACAAGGAGAACTGCACCGCCTACTACGAGCGGTGCCTGCAGCTGCTGCGACCCGGAGGCGTCCTCGCTGTGCTCAGT GTCCTGTGGCGTGGAGAGGTGTTGCAGCCTAAACCGCAGGACGAGGCGGCCCAGTGTGTGCGAAACCTGAATGAGCGCATTCTGCGGGACGCTAGGGTCCACATCAGCCTCCTGCCCCTGGGCGACGGCCTCACCTTAGCCTTCAAGATCTAG
- the COMTD1 gene encoding catechol O-methyltransferase domain-containing protein 1 isoform X1: MTQPVPRLSVPAALALGSVALGAAFASGLFLGRRFPPWRSRREKRLLPPEDSPLWQYLLSRSMREHPALRSLRLQLTLEQPQGDSMMTCEQAQLLANLARLIKAKKALDLGTFTGYSALALALALPPAGRVVTCEVDAGPPELGRPLWRQAEEEHKIELRLKPALETLDELLAAGEAGTFDVAVVDADKENCTAYYERCLQLLRPGGVLAVLSVLWRGEVLQPKPQDEAAQCVRNLNERILRDARVHISLLPLGDGLTLAFKI; encoded by the exons ATGACCCAGCCCGTGCCACGGCTCTCTGTGCCCGCCGCGCTGGCCCTGGGCTCGGTCGCGCTGGGCGCTGCCTTCGCCAGCGGCCTCTTCCTGG GGAGACGGTTCCCTCCATGGCGATCCCGGCGAGAGAAGCGCCTGCTGCCCCCTGAGGACAGCCCCCTGTGGCAGTATCTGCTGAGCCGCTCCATGCGGGAGCACCCGGCGCTGCGGAGCCTGCGGCTG cAGCTGACCCTGGAGCAGCCGCAGGGGGATTCCATGATGACCTGTGAGCAGGCCCAGCTCTTGGCCAACCTGGCTCGCCTCATCAAGGCTAAGAAGGCGCTGGACCTGG GCACTTTCACAGGCTACTCAGCCCTAGCGTTGGCTCTGGCGCTGCCCCCGGCCGGGCGCGTGGTGACCTGCGAGGTGGACGCAGGGCCCCCGGAGCTGGGACGTCCCCTGTGGAGGCAG GCCGAGGAGGAGCACAAGATCGAACTTCGGTTGAAACCCGCCCTGGAGACCCTGG ACGAGCTCCTGGCCGCGGGCGAGGCCGGCACCTTCGACGTGGCCGTGGTGGATGCGGACAAGGAGAACTGCACCGCCTACTACGAGCGGTGCCTGCAGCTGCTGCGACCCGGAGGCGTCCTCGCTGTGCTCAGT GTCCTGTGGCGTGGAGAGGTGTTGCAGCCTAAACCGCAGGACGAGGCGGCCCAGTGTGTGCGAAACCTGAATGAGCGCATTCTGCGGGACGCTAGGGTCCACATCAGCCTCCTGCCCCTGGGCGACGGCCTCACCTTAGCCTTCAAGATCTAG